Below is a genomic region from Methanomassiliicoccales archaeon.
AGGTTTATTGCTTAAACACCTTTCCACGGGGGAGGCGAGCTCATGCAAGGATACAGAGCAGTTGGCTCATACAAGTTCAGCAATATGAATTACCGTTCCGAAACCCAGGACTTCAAGATCGAGGTCGCTGCAAAGGACGAAAAGGATGCTGTTCACCAGATCATGTCAAACATTGGCAGCAGGCACCGCATCGAGAGGAAGAACATCACCATCTCCGAGCTGACGGCGCTCAAGAACGAAGAGGTTACCGACCTCGTCGTAAAGCACCTTATCGGTGGTCAGTAAATGAACGAGCAGGAGCTGCGTCAGGCCTTGGGCACGCTGGAAGTGTACAAGGCACAGCTGGAGGCGGTCGCCGAGCAGCAGCAGCTCATACAGATGTCCTTGGAGGAGTATTCTCGGGCCAAGGACA
It encodes:
- the rpl18a gene encoding 50S ribosomal protein L18Ae, which encodes MQGYRAVGSYKFSNMNYRSETQDFKIEVAAKDEKDAVHQIMSNIGSRHRIERKNITISELTALKNEEVTDLVVKHLIGGQ